One window of Populus nigra chromosome 5, ddPopNigr1.1, whole genome shotgun sequence genomic DNA carries:
- the LOC133693218 gene encoding uncharacterized protein LOC133693218, with amino-acid sequence MGRGQKVNCKRNPKKRVRDKDSDDSDEDYVVGNEENVSDDDSEDCRISLDGYASEESFDSFVEEEEEEEFRKPVRSRKKSGSLGDGKVEGKTSQKRKRVSYDDEDEEYINDDEGETDEEFTPDEDDDDCLDEDEELTVKRKSRNVKVIKRREPKRGSGRCRKRIRKSRVLKKPLAKKGRNKRKLKKKERCEYDDEDDGDFLADSSIVREKSKKHSGVRKRKFAVNSDSDFLSNGSSDYDYTISEEEREQVREANQFGELKTSLRSSSAGKRFQENGDLCEQTKPLGRKGKEKVEEVKSELGRQVCGICLSEEDKRRFRGTLDCCSHYFCFTCIMEWSKVESRCPLCKQRFRTITKNGRSIVGVDLRNMVIQVPKRDQVYQPTEEEIRSYIDPYENVICKECHEGGDDGLMLLCDLCDSSAHTYCVGLGRQVPEGNWYCDDCRPVALGSSSSQTQDSLPDQWNISSNIFNRPSLMLNLEEGLDPNLESSPRLTVPQAFGSLSSPRFPTGDNHVASPVSGAGASTLSGRRHIHRNIRILLSNMNPSTNMNPMANRIDVISAASLRSDLSNSQIDLGRGTALQNLRTQEADTLEQTHHEERLQTNDHQPSSFQNRDSFYLTPNQLTRQIVQDPTIPTSDRPVNLTLWPELMGINSMSGSEQLHEFDSRAMTGHGGTLSSYQVRGESQFYDVKEKLQSMVKNHLGSLSHDTELDHDTFKDISRSSTHTILAACGLEHKRSEVHTVPPPSTCIHIDRVVAGQTSPMKGCCSSCFDSFVRDVVKRIMEKRPRQWLTLGL; translated from the exons ATGGGAAGGGGACAAAAGGTTAATTGTAAGAGGAATCCCAAGAAAAGGGTCAGGGATAAAGATTCCGATGATTCGGATGAGGATTATGTCGTGGGGAATGAGGAAAATGTCTCGGATGATGATTCAGAGGATTGTCGAATTTCTCTAGATGGGTATGCATCAGAGGAGAGTTTTGATAGTTTtgttgaggaggaggaggaggaggagttcAGGAAGCCTGTTAGATCGAGGAAGAAAAGTGGTTCTTTAGGGGATGGGAAAGTTGAGGGTAAAACTTCTCAGAAGAGAAAAAGGGTATCTTATGATGACGAGGATGAGGAatatattaatgatgatgaGGGCGAAACTGATGAAGAATTCACAccagatgaagatgatgatgattgcTTGGATGAGGATGAAGAATTGACAGTGAAAAGGAAGAGCAGGAATGTGAAAGTGATCAAGAGGAGAGAGCCGAAAAGGGGTTCTGGAAGATGTAGAAAAAGGATTAGAAAATCTAGGGTTTTGAAGAAGCCTTTggcaaagaaaggaagaaacaaacgtaagttgaagaagaaagagagatgtgaatatgatgatgaggatgatggTGACTTTTTAGCTGATAGCTCAATTGTGAGAGAAAAGAGCAAGAAACATTCAGGTGTGAGAAAGAGGAAATTTGCTGTAAATTCGGATTCAGATTTTTTGTCTAATGGATCATCTGATTATGACTATACCATTTCTGAGGAAGAGAGGGAGCAGGTGAGGGAGGCCAATCAGTTTGGAGAATTGAAGACGAGTTTGAGAAGCTCATCAGCTGGGAAGAGATTTCAGGAGAATGGGGATTTGTGCGAGCAGACAAAACCACTAGGAAGAAAAGGTAAGGAAAAGGTAGAGGAAGTAAAATCAGAGCTAGGAAGGCAGGTGTGTGGAATTTGTCTTTCTGAAGAGGACAAAAGAAGATTCAGGGGAACACTGGACTGCTGCAGTCACTATTTCTGTTTCACTTGCATCATGGAGTGGTCAAAAGTAGAATCCCGTTGCCCTTTGTGCAAGCAAAGATTTAGAACAATAACCAAGAATGGAAGATCAATAGTGGGAGTTGATCTGAGAAATATGGTGATACAAGTTCCCAAGCGTGATCAG GTCTATCAACCAACTGAGGAAGAAATCAGGAGCTACATTGATCCATATGAGAACGTGATTTGTAAAGAATGCCACGAAGGTGGGGATGATGGCCTCATGCTGCTATGTGATCTCTGTGATTCATCTGCACATACCTATTGTGTTGGTTTGGGGCGGCAAGTACCTGAAGGCAATTGGTACTGTGATGATTGTAGACCTGTTGCTCTTGGATCCTCAAGTTCCCAAACTCAAGATTCCTTGCCTGATCAATGGAATATAAGCAGCAACATATTTAATAGACCATCGCTCATGTTGAATTTAGAAGAAGGTTTAGATCCCAATCTAGAGTCTTCACCTCGATTGACGGTCCCACAAGCATTTGGGAGTCTGTCATCTCCGAGATTTCCAACTGGAGATAATCATGTAGCTTCTCCAGTGTCTGGAGCAGGGGCATCAACTCTCTCTGGGAGACGTCATATACACCGTAATATACGGATTCTCCTTTCAAATATGAATCCCTCAACAAATATGAATCCCATGGCAAATAGAATTGATGTCATCTCAGCTGCCAGCTTGCGTAGTGATCTTTCAAACTCGCAAATTGATCTGGGTAGGGGAACAGCTCTTCAAAATTTAAGGACACAAGAAGCTGACACATTAGAACAGACACATCACGAGGAGAGATTGCAGACTAATGACCATCAGCCGTCTTCATTTCAAAATAGGGATTCTTTTTATCTGACGCCAAACCAATTGACAAGGCAAATAGTTCAGGATCCAACTATTCCAACTTCTGACAGACCCGTCAATTTGACATTATGGCCTGAACTCATGGGGATCAACTCAATGTCTGGTTCTGAACAACTGCATGAGTTTGACAGCAGAGCAATGACCGGGCATGGTGGTACTTTGTCCTCGTACCAAGTTAGAGGAGAAAGCCAATTCTATGATGTGAAGGAAAAATTGCAATCAATGGTCAAAAACCATTTGGGAAGCTTGTCACATGATACTGAATTAG ACCATGATACTTTCAAGGATATATCAAGGAGTTCTACACATACCATATTAGCTGCTTGTGGGCTAGAGCACAAGAGGAGTGAAGTTCATACAGTGCCCCCACCATCAACTTGTATACATATCGATAGAGTGGTCGCTGGGCAGACAAGCCCGATGAAAGGTTGTTGCTCATCTTGTTTTGACTCTTTTGTAAGGGACGTAGTGAAAAGGATCATGGAAAAGAGACCACGACAGTGGTTGACTTTAGGTCTTTAG